In Arthrobacter sp. B3I9, the following are encoded in one genomic region:
- a CDS encoding methyltransferase domain-containing protein — protein sequence MLSASLASLLCPVCRAGFVPGGDRTLVCRAGHSFDAARQGYFNFLVGKGTVFEADAADMVAARFEFLSAGHYRPLAEAVAEFAAPALAARQNAGTPAVATVLDAGTGTGHYLRCLLDRAAQEGTLPDGKPIAAIGLDISKFALRRAAKLNPEAVNLVSDVWQPLPVADQAVDVVTVVFAPRNAAEFARVLRPGGRLVVVTPRPGHLAEVAGQTGMLGIEPAKDERLAASLEAHFSAVGGRDLDLGLALTPAEVARLALMGPAGHHLDRGALDALAAALPPLTAVSACFRISLFEPRS from the coding sequence ATGCTTTCCGCGTCCCTCGCTTCCCTGCTGTGCCCGGTTTGCCGAGCCGGCTTCGTGCCGGGCGGGGACCGGACCCTGGTGTGCCGTGCGGGGCACAGTTTCGATGCGGCCAGGCAGGGGTACTTCAATTTCCTGGTCGGAAAGGGAACGGTCTTCGAAGCAGACGCCGCCGATATGGTGGCGGCCCGGTTTGAATTCCTCTCCGCGGGGCACTACCGGCCGCTGGCCGAGGCCGTGGCTGAGTTCGCCGCCCCGGCACTGGCCGCACGGCAAAACGCCGGCACCCCGGCCGTAGCCACGGTGCTCGACGCCGGCACCGGGACAGGGCACTATCTCAGGTGCCTGCTGGACCGGGCGGCTCAGGAAGGAACACTGCCTGACGGAAAGCCGATCGCGGCGATCGGACTGGATATTTCAAAGTTCGCGCTCCGCCGCGCGGCCAAGCTGAACCCCGAGGCGGTGAACCTGGTCAGTGACGTCTGGCAGCCGCTACCCGTCGCCGACCAAGCGGTCGACGTCGTCACGGTGGTCTTCGCGCCGAGGAATGCGGCGGAGTTTGCCCGGGTGCTCCGGCCCGGCGGCCGCCTCGTGGTTGTCACACCCCGGCCCGGGCACCTCGCCGAGGTGGCCGGCCAAACCGGCATGCTGGGGATTGAACCGGCGAAAGACGAGCGGCTGGCGGCCTCCCTCGAGGCTCATTTCTCCGCGGTCGGCGGCCGCGACCTCGACCTGGGCCTGGCCCTCACCCCCGCCGAGGTAGCTAGGCTTGCGCTGATGGGTCCGGCCGGCCACCATCTTGACCGGGGCGCCCTCGACGCGCTGGCTGCTGCCCTTCCCCCGCTGACTGCCGTCTCCGCCTGCTTCCGGATCAGCCTCTTCGAACCGCGCTCCTGA
- a CDS encoding RNA polymerase-binding protein RbpA — MSDRSLRGMRLGAQSMETESGVEPAPRQRVEYRCEDGEQVFVTFSSEAEIPPVWVSKTGKEALLVDGERPVNSNEKAVRTHWDMLLERRSLPELEQILEDRLTILRERRGERRSA, encoded by the coding sequence ATGAGCGATCGCAGCCTGCGGGGTATGCGCCTTGGCGCACAGAGCATGGAGACCGAATCCGGCGTCGAACCGGCTCCGCGTCAGCGGGTTGAGTACCGCTGCGAGGACGGCGAGCAGGTTTTCGTGACCTTCTCCTCCGAAGCGGAGATCCCCCCGGTCTGGGTATCGAAGACGGGCAAGGAAGCCTTGCTGGTCGATGGCGAACGTCCCGTCAACAGCAACGAGAAGGCCGTCCGCACGCACTGGGACATGCTGCTGGAACGCCGGTCCCTTCCCGAACTTGAGCAGATCCTCGAAGACCGTCTCACGATCCTGCGTGAACGCCGCGGCGAACGCCGCTCGGCTTAG
- a CDS encoding SPFH domain-containing protein: MDIAVAIVLLVLVAFVIIVLVRSVRIVPQARAGVVERLGKYQRTLNPGLTILVPFVDRLLPLLDLREQVVSFPPQPVITEDNLVVSIDTVVYFQVTDARAATYEIANYIQAVEQLTTTTLRNVVGGLNLEEALTSRDQINGQLRGVLDEATGRWGIRVSRVELKAIDPPHSIQDSMEKQMRAERDRRAAILTAEGTKQSAILTAEGQRQSSILKAEGDAKAAILRADGEAQAIQKVFDAIHKGNPDNKLLAYQYLQTLPKIAEGSSNKLWIIPSEVGEALKGIGNALGGAVSGQASDGLFGPDSNGREPATAAPAAGAVGTEAVAPSAGPTPPARPPS, encoded by the coding sequence ATGGATATCGCAGTCGCTATTGTGCTGCTAGTACTCGTTGCGTTCGTAATAATCGTGCTGGTGCGCTCCGTGCGGATTGTCCCGCAGGCGCGGGCCGGCGTCGTCGAACGGCTCGGCAAGTACCAACGCACCCTCAACCCCGGCCTCACCATCCTGGTCCCCTTCGTGGACCGGCTGCTGCCGCTGCTGGACCTGCGCGAACAGGTGGTCTCTTTCCCGCCGCAGCCGGTGATCACGGAAGACAACCTGGTGGTCTCGATCGACACTGTGGTCTACTTCCAGGTCACGGACGCCCGCGCCGCGACGTATGAAATCGCCAACTACATCCAGGCCGTCGAGCAGCTCACGACGACGACGCTCCGCAACGTCGTCGGCGGGCTGAACCTCGAAGAGGCCCTCACCTCCCGTGACCAGATCAACGGCCAGCTGCGCGGAGTGCTTGATGAAGCCACCGGCCGCTGGGGCATCCGCGTCTCCCGGGTGGAGCTCAAGGCGATTGACCCGCCCCACTCGATCCAGGATTCGATGGAAAAGCAGATGCGCGCCGAGCGTGACCGCCGGGCTGCCATCCTGACGGCGGAAGGCACCAAGCAGTCTGCCATCCTGACGGCCGAAGGCCAGCGCCAGTCCTCCATCCTGAAGGCTGAAGGTGACGCGAAGGCGGCGATCCTGCGCGCCGACGGTGAGGCACAGGCGATCCAGAAGGTGTTCGACGCCATCCACAAGGGGAACCCGGACAATAAGCTCCTGGCATACCAGTACCTGCAGACGCTCCCGAAAATCGCCGAGGGGTCGTCCAACAAGCTCTGGATCATCCCAAGCGAGGTGGGCGAGGCCCTGAAGGGAATCGGCAACGCCCTAGGTGGAGCGGTTTCAGGCCAGGCCTCTGACGGACTGTTCGGCCCGGATTCCAACGGCCGTGAGCCCGCCACCGCCGCGCCGGCGGCAGGTGCTGTGGGTACGGAAGCCGTCGCCCCTTCCGCCGGTCCCACTCCCCCGGCCCGTCCGCCGAGCTAG
- a CDS encoding NAD(P)/FAD-dependent oxidoreductase, with protein sequence MPELPEVLIIGGGPVGLFMATLLLQDGVRVRVLEQRSAPDPHSRAIGIHPPALDVLQQVGVAEDLVAEGVRIRRGIAVDGGRQLAEMNFDGVSATFPFVLALPQCRTEAALERRVRELDPGALLRRVRLTGLHDDGARVTVTGASPAGQVRYSAALVIAADGVRSAVRALQGTAVKAKDYSDSYLMGDFADATCLGTDAALFLAPAGIVESFPLPGGLRRWVVRLDRTDAQRTAAQPNRDQVRWLVERIRERTGTYVDGGSNSMLSSFGVRSRLARRMVTGRTVLIGDAAHEISPIGGQGMNLGWLDGVALAPLVLAAVRGADVEAELQRFERTRMAAAVRATRQAEINMALGRPLGRTLLGIRNHAIARAAAVPAVNAFVARRFTMQ encoded by the coding sequence GTGCCGGAGTTGCCTGAGGTCCTGATCATCGGCGGCGGCCCGGTCGGCCTGTTCATGGCCACGTTGCTGCTGCAGGATGGCGTGCGGGTGCGGGTCCTCGAACAGCGGTCCGCGCCCGATCCGCACTCCAGGGCGATCGGCATCCACCCGCCTGCGCTGGATGTATTGCAGCAGGTCGGCGTTGCCGAGGACCTCGTTGCCGAAGGGGTCCGGATCCGCCGCGGGATCGCCGTCGACGGCGGACGGCAGCTCGCCGAAATGAACTTTGACGGCGTCTCGGCGACCTTTCCCTTCGTCCTGGCCCTTCCCCAGTGCCGGACCGAGGCGGCCCTGGAACGCCGCGTCCGGGAACTCGATCCCGGGGCACTGCTTCGCCGTGTCCGGCTCACCGGACTGCACGACGACGGCGCCCGGGTCACGGTGACCGGCGCTTCACCTGCCGGGCAGGTGCGGTATTCGGCGGCACTCGTGATCGCCGCCGACGGCGTCCGGTCCGCCGTGCGGGCGCTGCAGGGGACGGCCGTGAAGGCGAAGGACTATTCCGACAGCTACCTGATGGGCGACTTCGCCGACGCCACCTGCCTCGGTACGGATGCGGCGCTCTTCCTGGCGCCGGCGGGGATCGTCGAGTCGTTCCCGCTGCCCGGCGGGCTGCGCCGCTGGGTGGTCCGGCTCGACAGGACAGACGCGCAACGGACGGCCGCGCAGCCCAACCGTGACCAGGTCCGGTGGCTGGTGGAGCGCATCCGGGAGCGCACCGGAACCTACGTCGACGGCGGCAGCAACAGCATGCTCAGCAGCTTCGGTGTGCGGTCCCGGCTGGCACGCCGGATGGTCACCGGACGGACGGTCCTGATCGGCGACGCCGCCCATGAAATCAGTCCCATTGGAGGGCAGGGCATGAACCTGGGCTGGCTCGACGGCGTCGCGCTGGCCCCGCTCGTGCTCGCCGCCGTGCGCGGTGCGGACGTCGAAGCCGAGCTGCAACGGTTCGAACGCACCCGTATGGCGGCGGCCGTGAGGGCAACGCGGCAGGCGGAAATCAACATGGCGCTGGGCCGGCCCCTCGGCAGGACGCTGCTCGGCATCAGAAACCACGCCATCGCCCGGGCCGCTGCCGTGCCTGCCGTGAACGCGTTTGTGGCCCGCCGTTTCACCATGCAGTAA
- a CDS encoding polyprenol monophosphomannose synthase, with protein MRVLTIIPTYNELESLPKTLGRLRTAVPASDVLVVDDNSPDGTGGLADRIAAEDDQVHVLHRAGKAGLGAAYIAGFKWGLEKGYDVLVEMDADGSHKPEQLPQLLEAVEQGADLAMGSRWVPGGSVVNWPLYRQAISRVGSTYARIMLGVKIKDVTGGFRAFRRATLEKLNLDTVDSVGYGFQVDLAWRVAKLGLTIVERPITFVERELGASKMSGNIVVEAMVNVTRWGLKARWNKLTGKKAL; from the coding sequence GTGCGTGTGCTCACGATCATCCCGACCTACAACGAGCTCGAATCGTTGCCCAAGACTCTCGGGCGTCTGCGCACCGCTGTGCCGGCTTCCGACGTCCTGGTTGTCGACGACAACAGCCCCGACGGCACGGGCGGGCTGGCTGACCGGATCGCCGCCGAGGACGACCAGGTCCACGTCCTGCACCGCGCAGGCAAGGCGGGCCTCGGCGCGGCTTACATCGCGGGCTTCAAATGGGGCCTGGAGAAGGGCTATGACGTCCTCGTGGAAATGGACGCCGACGGTTCGCACAAGCCCGAGCAGCTTCCCCAGCTTCTGGAGGCGGTGGAGCAGGGTGCCGACCTCGCCATGGGTTCACGCTGGGTTCCCGGCGGCAGCGTCGTCAACTGGCCGCTCTACCGCCAGGCGATCTCCCGCGTCGGCAGCACCTATGCCCGGATCATGCTGGGCGTCAAGATCAAGGATGTGACCGGGGGCTTCCGTGCGTTCCGCCGTGCGACCCTGGAGAAACTCAACCTCGACACCGTTGACTCGGTGGGTTACGGCTTCCAGGTGGACCTGGCCTGGCGGGTGGCCAAACTCGGGCTCACCATCGTGGAACGTCCCATTACTTTTGTGGAGCGGGAACTCGGCGCGTCAAAGATGAGCGGAAACATCGTGGTCGAGGCCATGGTGAACGTTACCCGGTGGGGCTTGAAGGCCCGCTGGAACAAACTGACCGGCAAGAAGGCGCTCTAA
- a CDS encoding NfeD family protein: MFDWLAENWWALWLTGFLAFAVVEMITLDLFFIMLGGGALAGLLADFAGADLWLQIVAFCVVSLLMIGFVRPVALKHLNRGPAEQRSNIERLIGETALVMEPVTRSGGLVKIGGDVWSARSEAGVLAPGQHAVVSAIEGATAVVAPQPETASP, translated from the coding sequence ATGTTCGACTGGCTGGCCGAAAACTGGTGGGCGTTGTGGCTCACGGGCTTCCTGGCATTCGCCGTGGTGGAGATGATCACACTCGACCTCTTCTTCATCATGCTCGGCGGCGGCGCCCTGGCCGGACTGCTCGCCGACTTCGCCGGAGCGGACCTCTGGCTCCAGATCGTCGCCTTCTGCGTCGTTTCCCTTCTCATGATCGGCTTCGTGCGGCCCGTCGCCCTCAAGCATCTGAACCGCGGCCCGGCAGAGCAGCGCAGCAACATCGAACGCCTGATCGGCGAGACCGCCCTGGTCATGGAACCGGTCACCCGCAGCGGCGGCCTGGTCAAGATCGGCGGTGACGTCTGGAGCGCGCGCTCGGAAGCGGGAGTTCTCGCCCCGGGCCAGCACGCCGTCGTCAGCGCCATCGAGGGTGCCACCGCCGTCGTGGCCCCGCAGCCGGAAACGGCCAGCCCGTAG
- a CDS encoding peptide deformylase, translating into MSAEAKATDYSAARIQETVEQILTAGVLPAIVQAGHPVLRQVAAPFDGQLDAAELGQLIDLLRSVMHKAPGVGLAAPQVGIPLQIAVLEDEFEVDPVVAATRGREPLPFFAVLNPSYRPLGSLTAAFYEGCLSVNGLQAAVSRPASVRLDFTAPDGSRQELDFSGWQARIVQHETDHLHGILYLDRAELRSLTTNAEYAARWAQPDISLARQELGFLPDPQTPWGESS; encoded by the coding sequence ATGTCAGCAGAGGCCAAAGCCACGGACTACAGTGCCGCCCGTATCCAGGAAACCGTCGAGCAGATCCTCACCGCGGGGGTGCTGCCGGCAATCGTGCAGGCGGGCCACCCGGTCCTGCGGCAGGTGGCCGCGCCCTTCGACGGCCAGCTCGACGCGGCCGAACTGGGGCAGCTGATCGACCTCCTGCGCAGCGTCATGCACAAAGCGCCGGGCGTGGGCCTTGCCGCCCCGCAGGTCGGCATCCCGCTGCAGATTGCTGTCCTTGAGGACGAGTTCGAGGTGGACCCGGTCGTCGCCGCCACCCGCGGCAGGGAGCCGCTGCCGTTCTTCGCGGTGCTCAACCCCTCCTACCGTCCGCTCGGGTCCCTGACCGCCGCGTTCTATGAGGGTTGCCTCTCCGTGAACGGGCTGCAGGCTGCCGTGTCCCGGCCTGCGTCCGTCCGGCTCGACTTCACGGCCCCGGACGGAAGCCGTCAAGAGCTGGACTTCAGCGGCTGGCAGGCACGGATTGTCCAGCATGAAACCGACCACCTGCACGGCATCCTGTACCTGGACCGGGCCGAACTCCGCTCCCTCACCACCAACGCCGAATACGCCGCCCGCTGGGCGCAGCCGGACATCAGCCTCGCGCGCCAGGAACTCGGCTTCCTGCCGGACCCGCAGACGCCCTGGGGCGAGTCGTCCTGA